From a single Anaerolineaceae bacterium oral taxon 439 genomic region:
- a CDS encoding butanol dehydrogenase translates to MIRFTLPRDLYHGKDALAALKTLTGKKAMICTGGSSMKKFGFLDKTKKYLEEAGMEVAIFEGIEPDPSVETVMRGAAAMLEFEPDWIVAIGGGSPIDAAKAMWIKYEYPQTTFEDMCVVFGIPKLRNKARFCAISSTSGTATEVTAFSIITDYQKGVKYPIADYEITPDVAIVDPELAMTMPTKLVAHTGMDAMTHAIEAFVSTANSDYTDPLALHAIEMVKADLVPSFNKDTDARARMHDAQCLAGMAFTNALLGIVHSMAHKTGAAFDDFGAHIIHGAANSMYLPKVIAYNAKEPTAKKRYAAIADFIKLGGASDDEKIARLIKLLRNMNDELRIPHCIKHYGADSYAAEVGFVPEKVFLERLPKIAELAIADACTGSNPRQPSQEEMEKLLKCCYYDLDVDF, encoded by the coding sequence ATGATTCGTTTTACCTTGCCGCGTGATCTGTATCACGGAAAAGACGCACTTGCTGCGCTGAAGACCTTAACCGGAAAAAAAGCCATGATTTGCACCGGCGGAAGCTCGATGAAGAAATTCGGATTCCTCGACAAAACGAAGAAATATCTTGAAGAAGCCGGAATGGAAGTCGCGATCTTCGAAGGGATTGAACCGGATCCGTCCGTTGAAACCGTCATGCGCGGGGCTGCCGCCATGCTCGAATTCGAACCGGATTGGATCGTCGCGATCGGCGGCGGCTCTCCGATCGACGCGGCCAAAGCCATGTGGATCAAGTATGAATATCCACAGACGACCTTCGAGGACATGTGCGTAGTTTTCGGTATCCCGAAACTACGCAACAAAGCTCGTTTCTGCGCTATTTCGTCAACCTCCGGAACCGCTACCGAAGTCACCGCCTTCTCGATCATCACCGACTATCAGAAGGGCGTAAAATACCCGATCGCCGATTACGAAATTACTCCGGACGTTGCGATCGTCGATCCTGAATTAGCGATGACCATGCCGACCAAACTGGTTGCGCATACCGGTATGGACGCGATGACCCACGCGATTGAAGCGTTCGTCTCGACCGCCAACAGCGATTACACCGATCCGCTCGCGCTCCATGCGATCGAAATGGTCAAAGCTGATCTCGTTCCGTCGTTCAATAAAGACACCGATGCCCGCGCCCGCATGCACGACGCGCAGTGCCTCGCCGGAATGGCGTTCACTAACGCGCTCCTCGGTATCGTCCACTCGATGGCGCACAAAACCGGCGCCGCGTTCGACGATTTCGGAGCGCATATTATCCACGGCGCCGCTAACTCGATGTACCTCCCGAAAGTCATCGCCTACAACGCGAAAGAACCGACCGCTAAGAAACGCTACGCCGCCATCGCCGATTTCATTAAGCTCGGCGGGGCCTCTGACGACGAAAAGATTGCGCGGCTGATCAAGCTGCTCCGCAACATGAACGACGAACTCCGCATTCCACACTGTATCAAACATTACGGCGCGGACAGCTACGCGGCCGAAGTCGGCTTTGTTCCGGAAAAAGTCTTCCTCGAACGATTGCCGAAAATTGCTGAATTGGCAATCGCCGACGCCTGCACGGGATCGAACCCGCGCCAGCCTTCGCAGGAAGAAATGGAAAAACTGCTGAAGTGCTGCTATTACGATCTGGACGTCGATTTCTAA
- a CDS encoding glycosyl hydrolase family 2 — MLTRWGKELDPDAVLQEYPRPQLRRDSYLNLNGFWDYAMTASDQRPDGYDGQILVPFSPESELSGVNRTLTPEGRLWYRWAIELPDGFLKDRLLLHFGAVDQIATVWVNGTEVGGHVGGFTPFSIDITAAWNRGGANEVIVRVVDTTDTSWHSRGKQRTKRGGIWYTPQSGIWQTVWMESVPNEFIRGLTIRPDFDGSAVEITIDGGVGELRCSAEVDGRTVEGWTGRPIRLDMTGFEPWTPETPKLYDLTVRMGEDRVESYFGMRKVAIEKGADGVPRFMLNNRAIFQSGLLDQGYWSDGMLTAPSDDALIADIAMAKAMGFNMLRKHIKVEPLRWYYHCDRLGMLVWQDMVNGGGTYSTALISVPVFLRLPIRDRFYRLFARGDRAGRAQYRVELDEMIAHLRNVPSIVVWVPFNEGWGQFDAVETTTHLRAADPTRLVDSASGWYDQGCGDFSSRHVYFKPVRFEADGRGRAAALSEFGGYNLRIPGHAYNEKDFGYKRLSSREELGAWLRRLYREEISPAVERGLVAAIYTQLSDVEDELNGLVTYDREVVKVDAAAMRELNLGMRKL, encoded by the coding sequence ATGCTGACAAGATGGGGTAAGGAGCTTGATCCTGACGCGGTCCTTCAGGAGTATCCGCGTCCGCAGCTGCGCCGCGACAGTTATTTGAATTTGAATGGATTCTGGGACTATGCGATGACGGCGTCGGACCAGCGGCCAGACGGATATGACGGTCAGATCCTCGTTCCGTTTTCGCCCGAATCCGAGCTGAGCGGGGTGAATCGGACGTTGACGCCGGAAGGGCGTCTCTGGTACCGGTGGGCCATCGAGCTTCCGGACGGTTTCCTGAAGGACCGGCTGCTGCTGCATTTTGGCGCGGTGGACCAGATTGCGACGGTTTGGGTGAACGGGACAGAGGTCGGCGGGCATGTCGGCGGGTTTACGCCGTTTTCGATCGACATAACCGCCGCATGGAACCGCGGAGGTGCGAATGAGGTTATTGTTCGCGTTGTCGATACGACGGATACGTCATGGCATAGCCGGGGAAAGCAGAGGACGAAGCGCGGCGGGATCTGGTACACGCCGCAATCCGGAATCTGGCAGACGGTCTGGATGGAAAGCGTTCCGAATGAATTTATTCGCGGGCTGACGATCCGTCCGGATTTCGACGGCAGCGCGGTTGAGATTACGATCGACGGCGGGGTGGGGGAGCTTCGCTGTTCGGCGGAGGTTGACGGGCGAACGGTTGAGGGATGGACGGGACGACCGATCCGGCTGGATATGACCGGGTTTGAGCCCTGGACGCCGGAAACGCCGAAGCTGTATGACCTGACGGTTCGGATGGGGGAGGATCGGGTCGAGAGCTATTTTGGCATGCGGAAGGTCGCGATCGAGAAGGGCGCGGATGGGGTCCCGCGGTTCATGCTGAATAACCGGGCGATTTTTCAAAGCGGATTGCTCGATCAGGGGTATTGGAGCGACGGGATGCTGACCGCGCCGTCGGACGATGCGCTGATTGCCGATATCGCGATGGCGAAGGCGATGGGTTTCAACATGCTGCGGAAGCATATTAAGGTGGAGCCGCTGCGCTGGTATTATCATTGCGACCGGCTGGGGATGCTGGTGTGGCAGGATATGGTCAACGGCGGAGGGACGTATTCGACCGCGCTGATTTCGGTCCCGGTTTTTTTGCGTCTTCCGATTCGGGACCGGTTTTACCGTCTTTTCGCGCGCGGCGATCGTGCCGGTCGAGCGCAGTATCGGGTTGAGCTGGACGAGATGATCGCGCATTTGCGCAACGTTCCGTCGATTGTCGTCTGGGTCCCGTTTAATGAGGGTTGGGGCCAGTTCGACGCCGTTGAAACGACGACGCACCTGCGCGCGGCGGACCCGACGCGGCTCGTCGACTCGGCGAGCGGATGGTACGATCAGGGATGCGGCGATTTTTCAAGCCGGCACGTTTATTTTAAGCCGGTTCGTTTTGAGGCGGACGGGCGCGGGCGTGCGGCTGCGCTGAGCGAGTTCGGCGGATATAACCTGCGTATTCCCGGACATGCGTATAACGAGAAGGATTTCGGCTATAAACGGCTGTCGTCACGGGAGGAGCTTGGCGCCTGGCTGCGGCGGCTGTACCGGGAGGAGATTTCCCCTGCGGTTGAGCGGGGGTTGGTCGCCGCGATTTATACGCAGCTGTCGGACGTGGAGGACGAGCTGAATGGGTTGGTGACGTATGACCGGGAGGTGGTGAAGGTCGATGCGGCGGCGATGCGGGAGCTGAATCTGGGGATGAGGAAGCTCTAA
- a CDS encoding DUF368 domain-containing protein yields the protein MDWFIRLIKGTIVGIGAILPGLSGGVMAVIFGIYDPLIRFLADIRKDFVKNFRYFLPIVIGVGLGFILFSAVVSAAFGKYEAQFVCLFIGFVLGTLPSLIRTAGERGRSGGHLLIMAVTAALLFAMLMMGQQSLTQVTPNLVVWFFSGMVFALGFIVPGMSPSNFLIYFGLYDKMAEGIKNLDFTMMIPFGLGAVACVLLLSRLMAFLFDRFYAGTHHFILGTVIGSSLVIFPVVVFPALSGEGLAASGLSFPVALLICLLMLIIGVIVSYLFSRFEEKVERKPLIGG from the coding sequence ATGGATTGGTTCATTCGCCTAATTAAAGGTACGATTGTTGGGATTGGCGCAATATTGCCCGGACTTTCCGGCGGCGTCATGGCGGTTATTTTCGGGATTTACGATCCGTTGATTCGTTTTCTCGCCGATATTCGGAAGGATTTTGTCAAAAATTTCCGATATTTTCTGCCGATCGTGATCGGCGTCGGGCTTGGCTTTATCCTGTTCTCGGCGGTCGTTTCCGCTGCCTTCGGTAAATATGAGGCGCAGTTTGTCTGCCTGTTCATCGGATTCGTTCTGGGAACGCTTCCGTCGCTGATTCGGACGGCGGGCGAGCGCGGACGTTCCGGTGGGCACCTGCTGATCATGGCGGTTACCGCGGCGCTGCTGTTCGCGATGCTGATGATGGGGCAGCAGAGCCTGACGCAGGTTACCCCGAATCTGGTGGTCTGGTTCTTCAGCGGCATGGTTTTCGCTCTTGGATTTATTGTCCCGGGGATGTCGCCGTCGAATTTCCTGATTTATTTTGGACTTTATGACAAAATGGCGGAGGGGATCAAAAATCTGGATTTCACGATGATGATTCCGTTCGGTTTAGGCGCGGTGGCGTGCGTTTTACTGTTATCCCGGCTGATGGCTTTCTTATTCGATCGGTTTTACGCCGGTACGCATCATTTTATCCTTGGAACGGTTATCGGTTCGTCTCTGGTCATTTTTCCGGTCGTCGTTTTTCCCGCGCTCAGCGGGGAAGGGCTGGCCGCGTCAGGTTTATCTTTTCCGGTTGCGCTGTTGATCTGCCTTCTGATGCTGATTATTGGCGTGATTGTTTCGTACCTGTTCAGTCGTTTTGAAGAAAAGGTCGAGCGGAAACCGTTGATTGGCGGGTGA